The Aggregatilinea lenta genome includes a region encoding these proteins:
- a CDS encoding SH3 domain-containing protein: MHKHGSWRVWGMVITMLVLASMACSLSTDSSGTTTEDIESRPLVALIAPVNGSTYAEGASVQLYAIAQDSFAGVTRIEFRVDDVQVGEITSPQPEGQDSLEGTVEWTATGRTGHLITVEGFRANGSSLGLSDAAVKVVPRPAEQATANALALTATPADNTPPPAPDLPSPEPTTDTTAAQPTAAPQPTQAPAVQNPGSGVPATVNTGELYVRQGPGTAYPTVGTLNLGDTIQIVGRNADSSWWAISYESGTAWVFAGLTAPQGDVGEVPLVAAPALAQ, translated from the coding sequence ATGCACAAGCATGGGTCCTGGCGGGTTTGGGGCATGGTGATCACCATGCTGGTGCTTGCGTCGATGGCATGCAGCCTGAGCACCGACAGCAGTGGCACCACCACCGAAGACATCGAATCCCGCCCCCTGGTCGCCCTGATCGCGCCGGTCAATGGCAGCACTTATGCAGAAGGCGCTAGCGTTCAATTGTACGCCATCGCGCAGGACTCGTTTGCGGGCGTGACGCGGATCGAGTTCCGCGTGGACGACGTGCAGGTCGGCGAAATCACCTCACCACAGCCGGAAGGCCAGGACTCGCTGGAAGGCACCGTAGAATGGACTGCCACGGGGCGGACGGGTCACCTGATTACCGTTGAAGGCTTCCGGGCCAACGGCTCGTCGCTCGGCCTGAGCGATGCTGCCGTCAAGGTAGTGCCGCGGCCCGCCGAGCAGGCAACTGCCAACGCGCTGGCCCTCACCGCCACACCTGCCGACAATACCCCACCGCCCGCACCTGACCTACCCTCCCCCGAACCGACGACCGACACGACCGCCGCACAGCCGACGGCTGCCCCCCAGCCTACCCAGGCTCCCGCCGTCCAGAATCCAGGCAGCGGTGTGCCCGCGACGGTGAACACCGGCGAGCTGTACGTGCGCCAGGGTCCCGGCACGGCCTACCCAACGGTTGGCACGCTGAATCTGGGCGACACGATCCAGATCGTCGGGCGCAACGCGGACAGCAGTTGGTGGGCGATCAGCTACGAAAGCGGCACGGCCTGGGTCTTCGCCGGACTGACCGCGCCGCAGGGCGACGTCGGTGAGGTCCCGCTCGTCGCCGCGCCTGCCCTGGCGCAATAG